The following coding sequences lie in one Arachis ipaensis cultivar K30076 chromosome B03, Araip1.1, whole genome shotgun sequence genomic window:
- the LOC107630354 gene encoding calcium-transporting ATPase 8, plasma membrane-type isoform X1, with amino-acid sequence MPLFYEVLSGVILKKEDEQERRNKSATVTNPINNKRQHKLLCLFYPQAALVLNASRRFRYTLDLKKQEEKTQILRKIRAHAQAIRAAYLFKAAGDGQVIETTKPPAASAGEFPIGQEQLASVSREHDTVALQQYGGVAGISNLLKTNLEKGIHGDDADLLKRRNAFGSNDYPRKKGRSFWMFMWDACKDLTLIILMVAAAASLALGIKSEGIEEGWYDGGSIAFAVILVIVVTAISDYKQSLQFRNLNEEKRNIHLEVIRGGRRIEISIYEIVVGDVIPLNIGNQVPADGILITGHSLAIDESSMTGESKIVHKDSKDPFLMSGCKVADGSGTMLVTGVGVNTEWGLLMASISEDTGEETPLQVRLNGVATFIGIVGLSVAVVVLIVLLARFFSGHTRDASGNVQFKAGKTKVGDAIDGAIKIVTVAVTIVVVAVPEGLPLAVTLTLAYSMRKMMADKALVRRLSACETMGSATTICSDKTGTLTMNQMTVVEAYAGGKKNDPPGNKSELSPKLHSLLIEGVAQNTNGSVYVPEGGNDVEVSGSPTEKAILHWGLEIGMNFDSTRSESSIIHVFPFNSEKKRGGVAVQTADSEVHIHWKGAAEIVLACCTRYIDANDQLVDMDEEKMVSFRKAIEDMAAESLRCVAIAYRTFEKENVPATEEERAHWSLPEDNLVLLAIVGLKDPCRPGVKDSVELCQKSGVKVKMVTGDNVKTAKAIAVECGILNSLAEATEPIIIEGKTFRAMTDAQRDEIAEAISVMGRSSPNDKLLLVQALRRKGHVVAVTGDGTNDAPALHEADIGLAMGIQGTEVAKESSDIIILDDNFASVVKVVRWGRSVYANIQKFIQFQLTVNVAALVINVVAAVSSGDVPLNAVQLLWVNLIMDTLGALALATEPPTDHLMDRPPVGRREPLITNIMWRNLLIQAMYQVSVLLVLNFRGRSILGLTHDKNDHAIKVKNTLIFNAFVLSQIFNEFNARKPDEFNIFSGVTKNYLFMGIVGLTVVLQIIIIEFLGKFTSTVRLNWKQWLISVIIGFISWPLAVVGKLIPVPDTPINNVFSRFRGRRKEPEASQ; translated from the exons ATGCCTCTTTTCTATGAAGTTCTTTCAGGTGTTATACTGAAGAAGGAAGACGagcaagaaagaagaaacaagagtgccaCAGTTACAAATCCTATAAACAATAAAAGGCAACACAAGCTACTTTGTCTTTTTTATCCG cAAGCAGCACTGGTGCTTAATGCTTCTCGTCGATTTCGTTACACCTTGGACTTGAAAAAACAAGAAGAGAAGACACAAATATTGAGAAAGATTAGAGCTCATGCACAAGCCATTAGG GCAGCATATCTTTTCAAAGCAGCCGGGGATGGTCAAGTGATTG AAACCACAAAGCCTCCTGCGGCCTCTGCTGGTGAATTTCCAATTGGACAAGAGCAACTTGCTTCAGTTTCAAGGGAGCATGATACCGttgctcttcagcaatatggAGGG GTTGCTGGGATATCAAATTTGTTGAAAACCAATTTAGAGAAGGGGATTCATGGTGATGATGCTGACTTACTAAAACGAAGGAATGCATTTGGTTCCAATGATTATCCTCGAAAGAAAGGAAGAAGTTTCTGG ATGTTTATGTGGGATGCTTGCAAGGATCTGACTTTGATTATTTTAATGGTAGCTGCAGCGGCTTCATTGGCATTGGGGATAAAATCTGAG GGTATTGAGGAAGGATGGTATGATGGGGGAAGCATTGCTTTTGCAGTTATTCTTGTCATTGTTGTCACCG CTATAAGTGACTATAAGCAGTCTCTTCAGTTTCGGAACCTGAATGAAGAGAAGAGAAATATCCATTTGGAG GTTATCAGAGGTGGTAGAAGGATTGAAATCTCTATATATGAGATTGTTGTTGGTGATGTTATACCCCTCAATATTGGTAACCAG GTCCCTGCTGATGGAATTTTGATCACTGGTCACTCTCTGGCAATTGATGAATCAAGTATGACTGGGGAGAGCAAAATT GTCCATAAAGATTCTAAGGACCCTTTTTTGATGTCTGGGTGTAAAGTTGCAGATGGCAGTGGTACTATGCTG GTAACTGGTGTTGGTGTTAATACTGAATGGGGGCTTCTAATGGCCAGCATTTCAGAAGACACTGGTGAAGAAACACCTTTGCAG GTTCGCTTAAATGGTGTAGCCACCTTCATCGGTATTGTTGGTCTCTCTGTTGCTGTTGTTGTTCTGATTGTGCTACTGGCCAG ATTTTTCTCCGGCCATACCAGAGATGCAAGTGGCAATGTTCAATTTAAAGCAGGGAAGACTAAAGTTGGTGATGCTATTGACGGGGCAATTAAGATAGTAACTGTTGCG GTCACTATTGTAGTGGTTGCAGTACCAGAAGGGCTCCCGTTAGCAGTTACCTTAAC ACTGGCGTACTCAATGAGGAAAATGATGGCGGATAAAGCTTTG GTGAGGAGGCTTTCCGCTTGTGAGACAATGGGCTCTGCAACAACCATTTGCAGTGATAAGACTGGCACGTTGACCATGAATCAG ATGACTGTGGTTGAGGCTTATGCTGGTGGGAAGAAGAATGATCCTCCTGGTAACAAGTCAGAGCTCTCTCCCAAGCTCCACTCTTTGCTCATTGAAGGTGTTGCACAGAACACTAATGGCAGTGTTTATGTCCCTGAG GGTGGTAACGATGTTGAGGTTTCCGGATCACCAACAGAAAAGGCAATTTTACATTGGGGATTAGAG ATTGGGATGAACTTCGACTCTACTAGATCGGAATCATCAATTATTCACGTTTTCCCTTTCAATTCTGAGAAAAAACGAGGCGGAGTTGCAGTACAAACG GCTGACTCTGAAGTTCACATACACTGGAAAGGTGCTGCTGAGATTGTCCTAGCCTGCTGTACACGGTACATTGATGCAAATGACCAGTTGGTAGACATGGATGAGGAAAAG ATGGTATCTTTCAGAAAAGCTATTGAAGACATGGCTGCCGAGAGTTTACGTTGTGTTGCCATTGCATATAGAACATTTGAAAAGGAGAATGTTCCAGCCACTGAAGAAGAACGGGCTCACTGGTCTTTACCAGAAGATAATCTTGTTTTGTTAGCTATTGTTGGTCTGAAG GATCCTTGTCGACCTGGAGTCAAAGATTCAGTGGAgctttgccaaaaatctggggttAAG GTAAAAATGGTCACTGGTGACAATGTCAAAACTGCAAAAGCAATTGCTGTGGAGTGTGGAATACTTAATTCCCTTGCTGAAGCTACAGAGCCAATCATCATTGAAGGAAAAACTTTTCGTGCCATGACAGATGCACAGAGAGATGAAATAGCTGAAGCAATATCA GTTATGGGACGGTCATCTCCTAATGACAAATTATTGCTTGTGCAAGCATTGAGGAGGAAGGGACATGTTGTGGCTGTAACTGGGGATGGAACAAATGATGCTCCTGCACTACATGAG GCTGATATAGGTCTTGCAATGGGTATTCAAGGAACTGAAGTTGCAAAAGAAAGCTCTGATATTATTATTTTGGATGACAATTTTGCTTCAGTTGTAAAG GTTGTGAGATGGGGACGTTCTGTGTATGCAAATATTCAGAAATTTATCCAGTTTCAGCTTACAGTAAATGTAGCAGCTCTTGTTATAAATGTTGTTGCTGCTGTTTCCTCTGGTGATGTCCCACTGAATGCAGTGCAG CTTTTGTGGGTAAATCTTATCATGGATACTTTGGGAGCACTAGCATTGGCAACTGAACCACCAACTGATCACCTTATGGATCGGCCTCCAGTGGGCCGAAG AGAACCTCTCATAACAAATATTATGTGGAGAAATTTACTGATACAG GCAATGTACCAAGTATCTGTGTTGCTTGTTCTGAATTTCCGAGGTAGGAGCATACTGGGTCTGACACATGACAAAAATGATCATGCAATTAAAGTGAAAAACACTCTGATCTTCAATGCATTTGTTCTGTCTCAA ATCTTTAATGAGTTCAATGCACGAAAGCCAGATGAGTTTAACATATTCAGTGGAGTCACGAAAAACTACCTCTTCATGGGTATAGTGGGATTAACTGTTGTGCTTCAG ATCATCATCATCGAATTCCTCGGCAAGTTCACTTCAACAGTCAGGCTTAATTGGAAGCAGTGGCTGATCTCTGTCATCATTGGGTTCATAAG TTGGCCTCTTGCTGTGGTTGGTAAATTGATACCAGTTCCAGATACTCCCATCAACAACGTATTTTCAAGATTTCGGGGTCGAAGAAAGGAACCTGAGGCCTCACAATAG
- the LOC107630354 gene encoding calcium-transporting ATPase 8, plasma membrane-type isoform X3: MPLFYEVLSGVILKKEDEQERRNKSATVTNPINNKRQHKLLCLFYPQAALVLNASRRFRYTLDLKKQEEKTQILRKIRAHAQAIRAAYLFKAAGDGQVIETTKPPAASAGEFPIGQEQLASVSREHDTVALQQYGGVAGISNLLKTNLEKGIHGDDADLLKRRNAFGSNDYPRKKGRSFWMFMWDACKDLTLIILMVAAAASLALGIKSEGIEEGWYDGGSIAFAVILVIVVTAISDYKQSLQFRNLNEEKRNIHLEVIRGGRRIEISIYEIVVGDVIPLNIGNQVPADGILITGHSLAIDESSMTGESKIVHKDSKDPFLMSGCKVADGSGTMLVTGVGVNTEWGLLMASISEDTGEETPLQVRLNGVATFIGIVGLSVAVVVLIVLLARFFSGHTRDASGNVQFKAGKTKVGDAIDGAIKIVTVAVTIVVVAVPEGLPLAVTLTLAYSMRKMMADKALVRRLSACETMGSATTICSDKTGTLTMNQMTVVEAYAGGKKNDPPGNKSELSPKLHSLLIEGVAQNTNGSVYVPEGGNDVEVSGSPTEKAILHWGLEIGMNFDSTRSESSIIHVFPFNSEKKRGGVAVQTADSEVHIHWKGAAEIVLACCTRYIDANDQLVDMDEEKDPCRPGVKDSVELCQKSGVKVKMVTGDNVKTAKAIAVECGILNSLAEATEPIIIEGKTFRAMTDAQRDEIAEAISVMGRSSPNDKLLLVQALRRKGHVVAVTGDGTNDAPALHEADIGLAMGIQGTEVAKESSDIIILDDNFASVVKVVRWGRSVYANIQKFIQFQLTVNVAALVINVVAAVSSGDVPLNAVQLLWVNLIMDTLGALALATEPPTDHLMDRPPVGRREPLITNIMWRNLLIQAMYQVSVLLVLNFRGRSILGLTHDKNDHAIKVKNTLIFNAFVLSQIFNEFNARKPDEFNIFSGVTKNYLFMGIVGLTVVLQIIIIEFLGKFTSTVRLNWKQWLISVIIGFISWPLAVVGKLIPVPDTPINNVFSRFRGRRKEPEASQ, translated from the exons ATGCCTCTTTTCTATGAAGTTCTTTCAGGTGTTATACTGAAGAAGGAAGACGagcaagaaagaagaaacaagagtgccaCAGTTACAAATCCTATAAACAATAAAAGGCAACACAAGCTACTTTGTCTTTTTTATCCG cAAGCAGCACTGGTGCTTAATGCTTCTCGTCGATTTCGTTACACCTTGGACTTGAAAAAACAAGAAGAGAAGACACAAATATTGAGAAAGATTAGAGCTCATGCACAAGCCATTAGG GCAGCATATCTTTTCAAAGCAGCCGGGGATGGTCAAGTGATTG AAACCACAAAGCCTCCTGCGGCCTCTGCTGGTGAATTTCCAATTGGACAAGAGCAACTTGCTTCAGTTTCAAGGGAGCATGATACCGttgctcttcagcaatatggAGGG GTTGCTGGGATATCAAATTTGTTGAAAACCAATTTAGAGAAGGGGATTCATGGTGATGATGCTGACTTACTAAAACGAAGGAATGCATTTGGTTCCAATGATTATCCTCGAAAGAAAGGAAGAAGTTTCTGG ATGTTTATGTGGGATGCTTGCAAGGATCTGACTTTGATTATTTTAATGGTAGCTGCAGCGGCTTCATTGGCATTGGGGATAAAATCTGAG GGTATTGAGGAAGGATGGTATGATGGGGGAAGCATTGCTTTTGCAGTTATTCTTGTCATTGTTGTCACCG CTATAAGTGACTATAAGCAGTCTCTTCAGTTTCGGAACCTGAATGAAGAGAAGAGAAATATCCATTTGGAG GTTATCAGAGGTGGTAGAAGGATTGAAATCTCTATATATGAGATTGTTGTTGGTGATGTTATACCCCTCAATATTGGTAACCAG GTCCCTGCTGATGGAATTTTGATCACTGGTCACTCTCTGGCAATTGATGAATCAAGTATGACTGGGGAGAGCAAAATT GTCCATAAAGATTCTAAGGACCCTTTTTTGATGTCTGGGTGTAAAGTTGCAGATGGCAGTGGTACTATGCTG GTAACTGGTGTTGGTGTTAATACTGAATGGGGGCTTCTAATGGCCAGCATTTCAGAAGACACTGGTGAAGAAACACCTTTGCAG GTTCGCTTAAATGGTGTAGCCACCTTCATCGGTATTGTTGGTCTCTCTGTTGCTGTTGTTGTTCTGATTGTGCTACTGGCCAG ATTTTTCTCCGGCCATACCAGAGATGCAAGTGGCAATGTTCAATTTAAAGCAGGGAAGACTAAAGTTGGTGATGCTATTGACGGGGCAATTAAGATAGTAACTGTTGCG GTCACTATTGTAGTGGTTGCAGTACCAGAAGGGCTCCCGTTAGCAGTTACCTTAAC ACTGGCGTACTCAATGAGGAAAATGATGGCGGATAAAGCTTTG GTGAGGAGGCTTTCCGCTTGTGAGACAATGGGCTCTGCAACAACCATTTGCAGTGATAAGACTGGCACGTTGACCATGAATCAG ATGACTGTGGTTGAGGCTTATGCTGGTGGGAAGAAGAATGATCCTCCTGGTAACAAGTCAGAGCTCTCTCCCAAGCTCCACTCTTTGCTCATTGAAGGTGTTGCACAGAACACTAATGGCAGTGTTTATGTCCCTGAG GGTGGTAACGATGTTGAGGTTTCCGGATCACCAACAGAAAAGGCAATTTTACATTGGGGATTAGAG ATTGGGATGAACTTCGACTCTACTAGATCGGAATCATCAATTATTCACGTTTTCCCTTTCAATTCTGAGAAAAAACGAGGCGGAGTTGCAGTACAAACG GCTGACTCTGAAGTTCACATACACTGGAAAGGTGCTGCTGAGATTGTCCTAGCCTGCTGTACACGGTACATTGATGCAAATGACCAGTTGGTAGACATGGATGAGGAAAAG GATCCTTGTCGACCTGGAGTCAAAGATTCAGTGGAgctttgccaaaaatctggggttAAG GTAAAAATGGTCACTGGTGACAATGTCAAAACTGCAAAAGCAATTGCTGTGGAGTGTGGAATACTTAATTCCCTTGCTGAAGCTACAGAGCCAATCATCATTGAAGGAAAAACTTTTCGTGCCATGACAGATGCACAGAGAGATGAAATAGCTGAAGCAATATCA GTTATGGGACGGTCATCTCCTAATGACAAATTATTGCTTGTGCAAGCATTGAGGAGGAAGGGACATGTTGTGGCTGTAACTGGGGATGGAACAAATGATGCTCCTGCACTACATGAG GCTGATATAGGTCTTGCAATGGGTATTCAAGGAACTGAAGTTGCAAAAGAAAGCTCTGATATTATTATTTTGGATGACAATTTTGCTTCAGTTGTAAAG GTTGTGAGATGGGGACGTTCTGTGTATGCAAATATTCAGAAATTTATCCAGTTTCAGCTTACAGTAAATGTAGCAGCTCTTGTTATAAATGTTGTTGCTGCTGTTTCCTCTGGTGATGTCCCACTGAATGCAGTGCAG CTTTTGTGGGTAAATCTTATCATGGATACTTTGGGAGCACTAGCATTGGCAACTGAACCACCAACTGATCACCTTATGGATCGGCCTCCAGTGGGCCGAAG AGAACCTCTCATAACAAATATTATGTGGAGAAATTTACTGATACAG GCAATGTACCAAGTATCTGTGTTGCTTGTTCTGAATTTCCGAGGTAGGAGCATACTGGGTCTGACACATGACAAAAATGATCATGCAATTAAAGTGAAAAACACTCTGATCTTCAATGCATTTGTTCTGTCTCAA ATCTTTAATGAGTTCAATGCACGAAAGCCAGATGAGTTTAACATATTCAGTGGAGTCACGAAAAACTACCTCTTCATGGGTATAGTGGGATTAACTGTTGTGCTTCAG ATCATCATCATCGAATTCCTCGGCAAGTTCACTTCAACAGTCAGGCTTAATTGGAAGCAGTGGCTGATCTCTGTCATCATTGGGTTCATAAG TTGGCCTCTTGCTGTGGTTGGTAAATTGATACCAGTTCCAGATACTCCCATCAACAACGTATTTTCAAGATTTCGGGGTCGAAGAAAGGAACCTGAGGCCTCACAATAG
- the LOC107630354 gene encoding calcium-transporting ATPase 8, plasma membrane-type isoform X4, whose product MPLFYEVLSGVILKKEDEQERRNKSATVTNPINNKRQHKLLCLFYPQAALVLNASRRFRYTLDLKKQEEKTQILRKIRAHAQAIRAAYLFKAAGDGQVIETTKPPAASAGEFPIGQEQLASVSREHDTVALQQYGGVAGISNLLKTNLEKGIHGDDADLLKRRNAFGSNDYPRKKGRSFWMFMWDACKDLTLIILMVAAAASLALGIKSEGIEEGWYDGGSIAFAVILVIVVTAISDYKQSLQFRNLNEEKRNIHLEVIRGGRRIEISIYEIVVGDVIPLNIGNQVPADGILITGHSLAIDESSMTGESKIVHKDSKDPFLMSGCKVADGSGTMLVTGVGVNTEWGLLMASISEDTGEETPLQVRLNGVATFIGIVGLSVAVVVLIVLLARFFSGHTRDASGNVQFKAGKTKVGDAIDGAIKIVTVAVTIVVVAVPEGLPLAVTLTLAYSMRKMMADKALVRRLSACETMGSATTICSDKTGTLTMNQMTVVEAYAGGKKNDPPGNKSELSPKLHSLLIEGVAQNTNGSVYVPEGGNDVEVSGSPTEKAILHWGLEADSEVHIHWKGAAEIVLACCTRYIDANDQLVDMDEEKDPCRPGVKDSVELCQKSGVKVKMVTGDNVKTAKAIAVECGILNSLAEATEPIIIEGKTFRAMTDAQRDEIAEAISVMGRSSPNDKLLLVQALRRKGHVVAVTGDGTNDAPALHEADIGLAMGIQGTEVAKESSDIIILDDNFASVVKVVRWGRSVYANIQKFIQFQLTVNVAALVINVVAAVSSGDVPLNAVQLLWVNLIMDTLGALALATEPPTDHLMDRPPVGRREPLITNIMWRNLLIQAMYQVSVLLVLNFRGRSILGLTHDKNDHAIKVKNTLIFNAFVLSQIFNEFNARKPDEFNIFSGVTKNYLFMGIVGLTVVLQIIIIEFLGKFTSTVRLNWKQWLISVIIGFISWPLAVVGKLIPVPDTPINNVFSRFRGRRKEPEASQ is encoded by the exons ATGCCTCTTTTCTATGAAGTTCTTTCAGGTGTTATACTGAAGAAGGAAGACGagcaagaaagaagaaacaagagtgccaCAGTTACAAATCCTATAAACAATAAAAGGCAACACAAGCTACTTTGTCTTTTTTATCCG cAAGCAGCACTGGTGCTTAATGCTTCTCGTCGATTTCGTTACACCTTGGACTTGAAAAAACAAGAAGAGAAGACACAAATATTGAGAAAGATTAGAGCTCATGCACAAGCCATTAGG GCAGCATATCTTTTCAAAGCAGCCGGGGATGGTCAAGTGATTG AAACCACAAAGCCTCCTGCGGCCTCTGCTGGTGAATTTCCAATTGGACAAGAGCAACTTGCTTCAGTTTCAAGGGAGCATGATACCGttgctcttcagcaatatggAGGG GTTGCTGGGATATCAAATTTGTTGAAAACCAATTTAGAGAAGGGGATTCATGGTGATGATGCTGACTTACTAAAACGAAGGAATGCATTTGGTTCCAATGATTATCCTCGAAAGAAAGGAAGAAGTTTCTGG ATGTTTATGTGGGATGCTTGCAAGGATCTGACTTTGATTATTTTAATGGTAGCTGCAGCGGCTTCATTGGCATTGGGGATAAAATCTGAG GGTATTGAGGAAGGATGGTATGATGGGGGAAGCATTGCTTTTGCAGTTATTCTTGTCATTGTTGTCACCG CTATAAGTGACTATAAGCAGTCTCTTCAGTTTCGGAACCTGAATGAAGAGAAGAGAAATATCCATTTGGAG GTTATCAGAGGTGGTAGAAGGATTGAAATCTCTATATATGAGATTGTTGTTGGTGATGTTATACCCCTCAATATTGGTAACCAG GTCCCTGCTGATGGAATTTTGATCACTGGTCACTCTCTGGCAATTGATGAATCAAGTATGACTGGGGAGAGCAAAATT GTCCATAAAGATTCTAAGGACCCTTTTTTGATGTCTGGGTGTAAAGTTGCAGATGGCAGTGGTACTATGCTG GTAACTGGTGTTGGTGTTAATACTGAATGGGGGCTTCTAATGGCCAGCATTTCAGAAGACACTGGTGAAGAAACACCTTTGCAG GTTCGCTTAAATGGTGTAGCCACCTTCATCGGTATTGTTGGTCTCTCTGTTGCTGTTGTTGTTCTGATTGTGCTACTGGCCAG ATTTTTCTCCGGCCATACCAGAGATGCAAGTGGCAATGTTCAATTTAAAGCAGGGAAGACTAAAGTTGGTGATGCTATTGACGGGGCAATTAAGATAGTAACTGTTGCG GTCACTATTGTAGTGGTTGCAGTACCAGAAGGGCTCCCGTTAGCAGTTACCTTAAC ACTGGCGTACTCAATGAGGAAAATGATGGCGGATAAAGCTTTG GTGAGGAGGCTTTCCGCTTGTGAGACAATGGGCTCTGCAACAACCATTTGCAGTGATAAGACTGGCACGTTGACCATGAATCAG ATGACTGTGGTTGAGGCTTATGCTGGTGGGAAGAAGAATGATCCTCCTGGTAACAAGTCAGAGCTCTCTCCCAAGCTCCACTCTTTGCTCATTGAAGGTGTTGCACAGAACACTAATGGCAGTGTTTATGTCCCTGAG GGTGGTAACGATGTTGAGGTTTCCGGATCACCAACAGAAAAGGCAATTTTACATTGGGGATTAGAG GCTGACTCTGAAGTTCACATACACTGGAAAGGTGCTGCTGAGATTGTCCTAGCCTGCTGTACACGGTACATTGATGCAAATGACCAGTTGGTAGACATGGATGAGGAAAAG GATCCTTGTCGACCTGGAGTCAAAGATTCAGTGGAgctttgccaaaaatctggggttAAG GTAAAAATGGTCACTGGTGACAATGTCAAAACTGCAAAAGCAATTGCTGTGGAGTGTGGAATACTTAATTCCCTTGCTGAAGCTACAGAGCCAATCATCATTGAAGGAAAAACTTTTCGTGCCATGACAGATGCACAGAGAGATGAAATAGCTGAAGCAATATCA GTTATGGGACGGTCATCTCCTAATGACAAATTATTGCTTGTGCAAGCATTGAGGAGGAAGGGACATGTTGTGGCTGTAACTGGGGATGGAACAAATGATGCTCCTGCACTACATGAG GCTGATATAGGTCTTGCAATGGGTATTCAAGGAACTGAAGTTGCAAAAGAAAGCTCTGATATTATTATTTTGGATGACAATTTTGCTTCAGTTGTAAAG GTTGTGAGATGGGGACGTTCTGTGTATGCAAATATTCAGAAATTTATCCAGTTTCAGCTTACAGTAAATGTAGCAGCTCTTGTTATAAATGTTGTTGCTGCTGTTTCCTCTGGTGATGTCCCACTGAATGCAGTGCAG CTTTTGTGGGTAAATCTTATCATGGATACTTTGGGAGCACTAGCATTGGCAACTGAACCACCAACTGATCACCTTATGGATCGGCCTCCAGTGGGCCGAAG AGAACCTCTCATAACAAATATTATGTGGAGAAATTTACTGATACAG GCAATGTACCAAGTATCTGTGTTGCTTGTTCTGAATTTCCGAGGTAGGAGCATACTGGGTCTGACACATGACAAAAATGATCATGCAATTAAAGTGAAAAACACTCTGATCTTCAATGCATTTGTTCTGTCTCAA ATCTTTAATGAGTTCAATGCACGAAAGCCAGATGAGTTTAACATATTCAGTGGAGTCACGAAAAACTACCTCTTCATGGGTATAGTGGGATTAACTGTTGTGCTTCAG ATCATCATCATCGAATTCCTCGGCAAGTTCACTTCAACAGTCAGGCTTAATTGGAAGCAGTGGCTGATCTCTGTCATCATTGGGTTCATAAG TTGGCCTCTTGCTGTGGTTGGTAAATTGATACCAGTTCCAGATACTCCCATCAACAACGTATTTTCAAGATTTCGGGGTCGAAGAAAGGAACCTGAGGCCTCACAATAG